Genomic window (Terriglobales bacterium):
CCCGGGCGCCCGGGGCTCGACCTCAGCGGCCTGCCGGTCTACACCGTGCAGTGCGTGGCCACCGGCGAGACCCGGGTCACCACCGACCTCGGCCGCGCCATGGTCACCGGCAAGTGCGCCGACGTCGGCAAGATGAAGGGGCCCATCCTGCGCGGGCTCTCGGCGCGCGCGCCCTACTTCCACAACGGCGGCGCGCGCACCCTGCGCGACGTGGTGGAGTTCTACGACGCGCGCTTCAACATGGGTTTGTCCGAACAGGACAAGAAAGACCTGGTCGCGTTCCTGGGAACCCTGTAGCGCGACTCGGTGCAATGGGGGAGGCGCGGGAGTGATCCCGCGCCTTTTATCTTTGGAGACGGATCCCTGCGGATGCCCGGGTCCCACTAACAACTAACACCTGGCAACTAACGACTGTTCTTCAAGATTCCCTCGATCTGCTTGATGTGATTCAGATCGTGGCCCGCGGTGAGCTTGATCATGTGCGCGATCGACTCCTGGCCGCGCTCGGCGTGCATGCCGTAGTTCTCCCACGCGCTGCGCGGCACCGACTTCAGCAGCACGATGTTCGCCTCGCGCTGCGCGGTGTAAGCGGCCAGCGACTGCCTCGGGTCGCGCTTGCCGTATTGGAAGGTGTTCGCCCAGGCGTCCTGGTCGAAGGCCTGCACGGCGACGCCGGGGCTGGCGAGGATCTGCCGCATGCGCCAGCCGATGGCGACTTCGGCGTCCGCCAGGTGCGCCACGATCTCCGCCACCGACCACTTCCCCGGCGCCGGCCGCTTCGCCAAACGCTTGCGGTCCTTGCCGCGCAGCAGCGCGGCCACCTTCTTCGGCGCCTGTTGCTGGAGCTTCAGCGCGTCCTTGCCGTCGGAATGGCTCAGGATGCGCGCAATGTACTGCTGT
Coding sequences:
- a CDS encoding DinB family protein; translation: MPETVQQYIARILSHSDGKDALKLQQQAPKKVAALLRGKDRKRLAKRPAPGKWSVAEIVAHLADAEVAIGWRMRQILASPGVAVQAFDQDAWANTFQYGKRDPRQSLAAYTAQREANIVLLKSVPRSAWENYGMHAERGQESIAHMIKLTAGHDLNHIKQIEGILKNSR